A stretch of Microbacterium sp. 4R-513 DNA encodes these proteins:
- a CDS encoding globin yields the protein MTEQHPTPSSDPQATDASPLTFYEEIGGRETFVRLVDTFYRGVAEDEVLKPMYPEEDLGPAQVRLTMFLEQYWGGPTTYSEQRGHPRLRMRHAPYHVNPDARDRWLSHMRAAVDALELPPLHEATLWDYLQRAAHAMVNTFEPTGIGPAAGGRAASSLPVTAQQPDTRTT from the coding sequence ATGACCGAGCAGCACCCCACGCCTTCCTCCGACCCCCAGGCGACGGATGCCTCGCCCCTGACCTTCTACGAGGAGATCGGCGGCCGCGAGACCTTCGTGCGCCTCGTCGACACGTTCTATCGCGGTGTCGCCGAGGACGAGGTGCTCAAGCCCATGTATCCCGAGGAGGACCTCGGCCCGGCTCAGGTGCGTCTGACGATGTTCCTGGAGCAGTACTGGGGCGGACCCACGACGTACAGCGAGCAGCGCGGTCACCCGCGACTGCGGATGCGGCACGCGCCGTACCACGTCAACCCCGACGCGCGGGACCGCTGGCTCTCGCACATGCGCGCCGCCGTCGACGCGCTGGAGCTCCCACCGCTCCACGAGGCCACTCTCTGGGACTACCTGCAGCGGGCCGCGCATGCGATGGTCAACACGTTCGAGCCGACCGGCATCGGTCCGGCAGCCGGCGGGCGCGCGGCATCCTCCCTTCCTGTCACGGCTCAGCAGCCCGATACCCGCACCACCTGA
- a CDS encoding mechanosensitive ion channel domain-containing protein — MPAFFTNAGLTLLSILGIILGAMLLAWIMRSVIDRIVGRIVRGAKSKANVDDTQALDRSPIAQVRLVQRTRTLGSILTNIVNVTIVIVAIILIVYRINSEIIGSFTLLTAAIGAGLGFGAQNIVKDVLNGIFIVAEDQIGIGDVVDLGLATGIVEYVSVRVTNVRDVNGTLWYVRNGEITRIGNMSMGWSRVIVDLAVPVDADIDEVEDAMLDAAKGLRNEPKWRSRILETPEVWGLESVSGDAVVIRLVMKTRPNAKDDVARELRMRLKNAIDELGLTLPQLTSITLTGLDAAQSVRGANPPKTRPTPVTKVPEKPVWKPKKPRAKRHDDAADRPDGEPTP, encoded by the coding sequence ATGCCGGCCTTCTTCACGAACGCCGGGCTGACGCTGCTCTCGATCCTCGGGATCATCCTCGGCGCGATGCTGCTCGCCTGGATCATGCGCAGCGTGATCGACCGGATCGTGGGCCGGATCGTCCGCGGCGCCAAGTCGAAGGCCAACGTCGACGACACTCAGGCGCTCGACCGGTCCCCCATCGCACAGGTGCGTCTCGTGCAGCGGACGCGGACGCTCGGCTCGATCCTCACGAACATCGTCAACGTCACGATCGTCATCGTTGCGATCATCCTGATCGTCTACCGGATCAACAGCGAGATCATCGGCTCGTTCACGCTCCTCACGGCGGCGATCGGCGCCGGCCTCGGCTTCGGCGCGCAGAACATCGTCAAGGACGTCCTCAACGGCATCTTCATCGTCGCCGAGGACCAGATCGGCATCGGCGACGTCGTCGACCTCGGGCTCGCGACCGGCATCGTCGAGTATGTGAGCGTGCGCGTGACGAACGTGCGCGACGTCAACGGCACCCTCTGGTACGTGCGCAACGGCGAGATCACCCGCATCGGCAACATGTCGATGGGCTGGTCGCGCGTCATCGTCGACCTTGCCGTCCCCGTCGATGCCGACATCGACGAGGTCGAGGACGCCATGCTCGACGCGGCGAAGGGGCTGCGCAACGAGCCCAAGTGGCGCAGTCGCATCCTCGAGACGCCGGAGGTCTGGGGCCTCGAGTCGGTGTCGGGCGATGCTGTCGTCATCCGTCTCGTCATGAAGACCCGCCCGAACGCCAAGGACGACGTTGCGCGGGAGCTGCGCATGCGCCTGAAGAACGCGATCGACGAGCTCGGTCTCACGCTCCCCCAGCTCACCTCGATCACGCTCACCGGACTCGACGCGGCGCAGAGCGTGCGCGGCGCCAACCCGCCGAAGACCCGCCCGACCCCCGTGACGAAAGTCCCCGAGAAGCCGGTCTGGAAGCCCAAGAAGCCGCGGGCCAAGCGTCACGACGACGCCGCCGACCGTCCCGACGGAGAGCCGACACCATGA
- a CDS encoding ribose-5-phosphate isomerase, which produces MRIHIATDHAGLEFSTQLQHHLAGAGHDVVDHGPLDYEPLDDYPAFCIRAAQAVVRDQAAGMQSLGVVFGGSGNGEQIAANKVEGVRAALVWSIATAELAREHNDANVIAIGARQHTFEEAASFIDRFIATPFSNEERHIRRIHQIADFERDGSLVPDPRAGGALSAPTGGESADAMDPEAG; this is translated from the coding sequence ATGCGCATCCACATCGCGACCGATCACGCCGGCCTCGAGTTCTCGACCCAGCTGCAGCACCACCTGGCTGGGGCGGGACACGATGTCGTCGACCACGGTCCCCTCGACTACGAGCCCCTCGACGACTACCCCGCGTTCTGCATCCGCGCCGCCCAGGCGGTCGTGCGCGATCAGGCGGCGGGGATGCAGTCCCTCGGCGTCGTGTTCGGCGGTTCGGGCAACGGCGAGCAGATCGCCGCGAACAAGGTCGAGGGCGTTCGTGCGGCGCTGGTGTGGAGCATCGCGACCGCCGAGCTCGCGCGCGAGCACAACGACGCCAACGTCATCGCGATCGGCGCCCGTCAGCACACGTTCGAGGAGGCGGCCTCATTCATCGACCGCTTCATCGCGACGCCGTTCTCGAACGAGGAGCGCCACATCCGTCGCATCCACCAGATCGCCGACTTCGAGAGGGACGGCAGCCTGGTGCCCGACCCGCGTGCCGGTGGTGCCCTGAGCGCACCGACCGGCGGCGAGTCCGCCGACGCGATGGACCCCGAAGCAGGCTGA
- a CDS encoding ferrochelatase yields MVDAHEIQQPDSTSQKGLVPFASPEASSGEPHIETPVAYDAILLASFGGPEGQDDVIPFLRNVTRGRGIPDERLEEVAHHYRHFGGVSPINEQNRALKAALEDELARRGIDLPVYWGNRNWAPYLDEAVTDAAASGRTKLIAIATSAYSSFSSCRQYREDFARVLTETELAGTVTIDKVRQFFDHPGFVTPFAEGVRDAVTGYLSQGIAPEAVRVLFSTHSVPMDDARRSGPRDVEWGDGGAYATQHLAVAERIMSDLAAEEPAAGRVGWELVYQSRSGPPSQPWLEPDINDVIEGLPAKGIEAIAIVPLGFVSDHMEVLWDLDTEAMEAAQEAGIKAVRTPTPGVDPAFVKGLVDLVLERVNGAPTSDRPHETDLGPWFDVCRPGCCENIRAGFKPAAAGIAP; encoded by the coding sequence GTGGTCGACGCGCACGAGATTCAGCAACCCGACAGCACGAGCCAAAAGGGTCTCGTCCCGTTCGCCTCCCCCGAGGCTTCGTCCGGTGAGCCGCACATCGAGACGCCGGTCGCATACGACGCGATCCTGCTCGCGAGCTTCGGCGGACCCGAGGGACAGGACGACGTCATCCCCTTCCTGCGCAACGTCACGCGCGGTCGCGGCATCCCCGACGAGCGGCTCGAAGAGGTCGCGCATCACTACCGCCACTTCGGCGGCGTGAGCCCCATCAACGAGCAGAACCGGGCGCTCAAGGCGGCGCTCGAGGACGAGCTGGCCCGCCGGGGGATCGATCTGCCCGTCTACTGGGGCAACCGCAACTGGGCGCCGTACCTGGATGAGGCGGTGACGGATGCCGCGGCATCCGGTCGTACGAAGCTCATCGCCATCGCCACGAGCGCCTACAGCTCCTTCTCGAGCTGCCGTCAGTACCGCGAGGACTTCGCGCGCGTGCTCACCGAGACGGAGCTCGCCGGCACCGTCACGATCGACAAAGTGCGGCAGTTCTTCGATCACCCGGGATTCGTCACTCCGTTCGCGGAAGGCGTGCGGGACGCCGTCACGGGCTACCTGTCGCAGGGGATCGCGCCCGAGGCGGTCCGCGTTCTCTTCTCGACGCACAGCGTGCCCATGGACGACGCACGCCGCTCCGGTCCGCGCGACGTCGAGTGGGGGGACGGCGGCGCCTACGCCACGCAGCACCTCGCGGTCGCGGAGCGGATCATGTCGGACCTCGCAGCCGAGGAGCCCGCCGCCGGCCGGGTCGGCTGGGAGCTCGTCTACCAGTCGCGGTCGGGGCCGCCGTCGCAGCCGTGGCTCGAGCCCGACATCAACGACGTCATCGAAGGACTGCCGGCGAAGGGGATCGAGGCCATCGCCATCGTCCCGCTCGGCTTCGTGAGCGACCACATGGAGGTGCTCTGGGACCTCGACACCGAGGCGATGGAGGCCGCTCAGGAAGCCGGCATCAAGGCCGTGCGGACGCCCACCCCGGGCGTCGACCCCGCGTTCGTCAAGGGACTGGTCGACCTGGTGCTGGAGCGCGTCAATGGGGCTCCGACTTCCGACCGCCCGCACGAGACCGACCTCGGTCCGTGGTTCGACGTCTGCCGTCCCGGCTGCTGCGAGAACATCCGGGCGGGCTTCAAGCCGGCCGCCGCGGGCATCGCGCCCTGA
- a CDS encoding DNA glycosylase yields the protein MPEGHSVHRIARQFDRNIVGRAVRASSPQGRFAEGAELLDGRVAEAVRAVGKQMFLGFEGDTWLRVHLGMYGAWDFAGEVVADPTIASANGRMGQTNQRGTILDDDEPVLDSAGENSLTSIGAPRRARVHVRMSEQTTGLPEEDGEWPPPVVGQVRLRLLTDVTCADLRGPTACQIQSPDEVAATIAKLGPDPLVDDIAEGEERFTSVVRRKPTPIGLLLMDQSVVSGIGNVYRAELLYRARLNPHTPGREVPEDVVRAIWRDWVGLLAIGVETGQMMTMDDLDPERWRAAMANREDRHWVYRRQGLPCRVCGTAILLEEMGSRKLYWCPYCQA from the coding sequence ATGCCCGAGGGCCATTCCGTCCACCGGATCGCACGACAGTTCGATCGCAACATCGTCGGGCGCGCCGTGCGCGCGTCGAGCCCCCAGGGCCGCTTCGCCGAGGGCGCAGAGCTGCTCGACGGCCGTGTCGCGGAGGCGGTCCGGGCAGTCGGCAAGCAGATGTTCCTCGGGTTCGAGGGCGACACGTGGCTGCGCGTCCACCTCGGCATGTACGGGGCGTGGGACTTCGCCGGCGAGGTCGTCGCCGACCCGACGATCGCCTCGGCGAACGGGCGGATGGGGCAGACCAACCAGCGCGGGACGATCCTGGACGACGACGAGCCGGTCCTCGACAGCGCGGGCGAGAACTCGCTCACCTCGATCGGGGCGCCGCGTCGCGCCCGCGTGCACGTGCGCATGTCGGAGCAGACGACGGGTCTTCCCGAGGAGGACGGGGAATGGCCGCCACCCGTCGTCGGTCAGGTCCGCCTGCGGCTTCTGACGGACGTCACGTGCGCCGACCTGCGCGGTCCGACCGCGTGTCAGATCCAGTCGCCCGACGAGGTCGCCGCGACGATCGCGAAGCTCGGCCCCGACCCGCTCGTCGACGACATCGCCGAGGGGGAGGAGCGCTTCACATCGGTCGTGCGACGCAAGCCGACGCCGATCGGGCTGCTGCTCATGGATCAGTCGGTCGTCAGCGGCATCGGCAACGTCTATCGCGCCGAGCTCCTCTACCGTGCGCGCCTCAACCCCCACACTCCCGGGCGCGAGGTGCCCGAAGACGTGGTGCGGGCGATCTGGCGCGACTGGGTCGGTCTGCTCGCCATCGGCGTCGAGACCGGCCAGATGATGACGATGGACGATCTCGACCCGGAGCGTTGGCGTGCCGCGATGGCCAATCGCGAAGATCGGCACTGGGTCTACCGCCGGCAGGGCCTGCCCTGCCGAGTCTGCGGGACCGCGATCCTCCTCGAGGAGATGGGCTCCCGCAAGCTGTACTGGTGCCCGTACTGCCAGGCATGA
- the pepN gene encoding aminopeptidase N — MPGENLTRVEAQERRAIIDPSGSGISYEISLNLTQGDEIFGSRTVVRFPATEGASTFIDLIAQSVREITLNGRSIDPATAFADSRIALDDLAADNELVVDADALYTNTGEGLHRFVDPVDGEVYLYSQFEVPDSRRVFAVFEQPDIKGTFQFTVTAPEPWKVVSNSPTPEPKKHGDGSATWTFAPTPKISSYITALIAGPYEVTTSELTSASGRVIPLGVYARKSLWPYMDAEYVFETTRKGFAYYEAKFDYPYPFEKYDQLFVPEFNAGAMENAGAVTFTETYVFRSKVTDAVKERRVVTILHELAHMWFGDLVTMKWWNDLWLNESFAEWASTIATAEATEWTEAWTTFNAMEKTWAYRQDQLPSTHPVVATINDLEDVQVNFDGITYAKGGSVLKQLAAWVGVEAFFAGVAAYFKKHEFSNTELSDLLAELETTSGRELATWSKKWLETAGVNTLSPEITTDVDGRITRFAVVQTAPADYPTIRPHRLGVGFYSLQGDALVRVHRVELDVDGDLTEVPELKGVERPDLVLLNDEDLAYAKIRLDERSLSTAIEHLAKISDPLARSLVWGAAWDQTRDAEASPSDYIDLVLRNIGAETESTTVRTTLGQLQLAANSYVAPEKRSASREKVANALWDLAQAAEPGSDSQLQLVTAFASAASTSAQWEKVRQVRDGEISFDGLEIDTDLSWQLLVSLAAGGVATEAQIDEALAADNTAKGGEFAAQAKAAIPTADAKKAAWASLIDSDDLPNTIVRAAAAGLTHPASVEQLGAFVGPYFDMLLPIWDSRTYQIAQYLIVGLYPAALANVQLRDATRAWLAAHADAAPALRRLVNENLAGTERALAVQERDAR; from the coding sequence GTGCCTGGAGAGAACCTCACCCGCGTCGAGGCGCAGGAGCGCCGCGCGATCATCGACCCCTCGGGGTCCGGGATCTCGTACGAGATCAGCCTGAATCTGACGCAGGGCGACGAGATCTTCGGATCCCGCACCGTCGTGCGCTTCCCCGCGACGGAGGGCGCGTCGACGTTCATCGACCTGATCGCGCAGAGCGTGCGCGAGATCACGCTGAACGGCCGCTCGATCGACCCCGCGACGGCCTTCGCCGATTCGCGCATCGCTCTCGACGACCTTGCGGCCGACAACGAGCTCGTGGTCGACGCCGACGCCCTCTACACCAACACGGGCGAGGGCCTGCACCGCTTCGTCGACCCGGTCGACGGCGAGGTCTACCTGTACTCGCAGTTCGAGGTGCCCGACTCTCGCCGCGTCTTCGCGGTGTTCGAGCAGCCCGACATCAAGGGGACGTTCCAGTTCACCGTCACGGCTCCTGAGCCGTGGAAGGTCGTCAGCAACTCCCCCACGCCCGAGCCGAAGAAGCACGGCGACGGGTCCGCGACCTGGACCTTCGCGCCCACGCCCAAGATCTCGTCGTACATCACGGCGCTCATCGCGGGACCGTACGAGGTCACGACGTCCGAGCTGACCAGCGCGTCGGGCCGCGTCATCCCGCTCGGCGTGTACGCCCGCAAGAGCCTCTGGCCCTACATGGACGCCGAGTACGTCTTCGAGACGACGCGAAAGGGCTTCGCGTACTACGAGGCGAAGTTCGACTACCCCTACCCGTTCGAGAAGTACGACCAGCTCTTCGTCCCCGAGTTCAACGCGGGCGCCATGGAGAACGCAGGCGCCGTCACCTTCACCGAGACGTACGTCTTCCGCAGCAAGGTGACGGATGCCGTCAAGGAGCGTCGTGTCGTCACGATCCTCCACGAGCTCGCCCACATGTGGTTCGGCGACCTCGTGACGATGAAGTGGTGGAACGACCTCTGGCTCAACGAGTCGTTCGCCGAATGGGCGTCGACGATCGCCACTGCCGAGGCCACCGAGTGGACCGAGGCGTGGACGACGTTCAACGCGATGGAGAAGACCTGGGCCTACCGCCAGGACCAGCTCCCCTCGACGCACCCCGTCGTCGCGACGATCAACGACCTGGAGGACGTGCAGGTCAACTTCGACGGCATCACCTACGCCAAGGGTGGATCGGTGCTCAAGCAGCTCGCCGCATGGGTCGGCGTGGAGGCCTTCTTCGCCGGCGTGGCCGCCTACTTCAAGAAGCACGAGTTCTCGAACACCGAGCTCTCCGACCTGCTGGCCGAGCTCGAGACGACGAGCGGCCGCGAGCTCGCGACGTGGTCGAAGAAGTGGCTTGAGACGGCAGGGGTCAACACGCTCTCACCCGAGATCACGACCGATGTCGACGGCCGCATCACGCGCTTCGCGGTCGTGCAGACCGCCCCCGCCGACTATCCGACCATCCGCCCGCACCGCCTCGGCGTCGGCTTCTACAGCCTGCAGGGCGACGCGCTCGTGCGGGTGCACCGCGTCGAGCTCGATGTGGACGGCGACCTCACCGAAGTGCCCGAGCTCAAGGGCGTCGAGCGTCCCGACCTGGTGCTCCTCAACGACGAAGACCTCGCCTACGCGAAGATCCGGCTCGACGAGCGCTCCCTGTCGACGGCGATCGAGCACCTCGCCAAGATCAGCGACCCGCTCGCGCGCTCGCTCGTGTGGGGCGCCGCGTGGGACCAGACGCGCGATGCCGAGGCCTCCCCGAGCGACTACATCGACCTGGTGCTGCGCAACATCGGCGCCGAGACCGAGTCGACCACCGTGCGGACCACGCTCGGGCAGCTTCAGCTCGCCGCCAACTCGTACGTCGCCCCCGAGAAGCGGTCGGCGTCCCGCGAGAAGGTCGCGAACGCGCTCTGGGACCTCGCGCAGGCCGCCGAGCCGGGCAGCGACAGCCAGCTTCAGCTCGTGACGGCCTTCGCCAGCGCCGCCTCGACGTCGGCGCAGTGGGAGAAGGTCCGCCAGGTGCGCGACGGCGAGATCTCGTTCGACGGCCTCGAGATCGACACCGACCTCTCATGGCAGCTGCTCGTGTCGCTCGCCGCGGGCGGAGTCGCGACCGAGGCGCAGATCGATGAGGCCCTCGCGGCCGACAACACCGCGAAGGGCGGCGAGTTCGCGGCCCAGGCGAAGGCGGCGATCCCGACGGCGGACGCGAAGAAGGCGGCATGGGCGTCGCTCATCGACAGCGACGACCTGCCCAACACCATCGTCCGTGCCGCCGCTGCCGGCTTAACGCACCCCGCGAGCGTCGAGCAGCTCGGGGCGTTCGTGGGCCCGTACTTCGACATGCTGCTGCCCATCTGGGACTCGCGCACCTACCAGATCGCGCAGTACCTCATCGTCGGCCTCTATCCCGCCGCCCTCGCGAACGTGCAGTTGCGCGATGCGACCCGCGCCTGGCTCGCGGCCCACGCCGATGCCGCCCCGGCCCTGCGCCGTCTCGTCAACGAGAACCTCGCGGGCACCGAGCGCGCGCTGGCCGTGCAGGAGCGCGACGCGCGCTGA
- a CDS encoding amidohydrolase family protein: protein MTAVGDSVASITDVRIVGPGSELLPDEGPFDVFIEDGLLSDIAPRGALRERGQVLDGGGGWLIPGLWDHHVHTMQWALVVQRVPLGHATSAAHAAALMGQAPIVDDRRVGTGFRDAFWADEPTLALLDAATGETPTYLINADVHSVWLNSAALRREGFGSDTGLLREEPAFEISRRLNAVDDVTGDRLIRRMATDAAARGIVGLVDLDMAWNEEAWARRTRDGLDVLRVEFGIYPDHLSRALAEGLQTGDVARGAASDLARVGSLKVITDGSLGTRTAACSHAYPGDPRNHGILTVAPETLVELMTAATAGGLSCAIHAIGDVANSHALDAYAVTQATGTIEHAQLVAHADIPRFGRLGVGASVQPEHAIDDRDLTDTIWAGQTALPYPLAAFAATGANLLLGSDAPVTALDPWAAMAAAVFRTRDGREPWHPEQALSAAVALAASTHGGSDAPAVIAPGSPADLVVCETNPLASDEGALRAMRVTATLLGGRLTHLG, encoded by the coding sequence GTGACGGCGGTCGGCGATTCCGTCGCCAGTATCACCGACGTCCGCATCGTCGGGCCTGGCAGCGAGCTGCTGCCCGACGAGGGGCCGTTCGACGTCTTCATCGAAGACGGCCTTCTCTCCGACATCGCACCTCGCGGCGCTTTGCGAGAGCGCGGTCAGGTGCTCGACGGGGGAGGCGGATGGCTCATCCCCGGGCTCTGGGACCACCACGTGCACACGATGCAGTGGGCGCTCGTCGTCCAGCGTGTTCCTCTCGGGCACGCGACGTCGGCCGCCCACGCCGCGGCGCTCATGGGCCAGGCGCCGATCGTCGACGACCGGCGCGTCGGCACCGGCTTCCGCGACGCCTTCTGGGCCGACGAGCCCACGCTCGCGCTCCTCGACGCGGCGACCGGCGAGACGCCGACGTACCTCATCAACGCAGATGTGCACAGCGTGTGGCTCAACAGCGCCGCCCTGCGGCGCGAAGGATTCGGGTCCGACACCGGCCTCCTCCGCGAAGAGCCCGCCTTCGAGATCTCGCGCCGGCTCAACGCCGTAGACGACGTCACGGGCGATCGGCTGATCCGCCGGATGGCGACGGATGCCGCGGCCCGCGGGATCGTCGGGCTCGTCGATCTCGACATGGCATGGAACGAGGAGGCGTGGGCCCGGCGCACCCGCGACGGCCTCGACGTGCTCCGCGTCGAGTTCGGCATCTACCCCGACCACCTGTCGCGGGCGCTGGCCGAGGGACTGCAGACGGGCGATGTCGCGCGCGGAGCGGCATCCGATCTCGCCCGAGTGGGGTCCCTCAAGGTCATCACCGACGGTTCGCTCGGCACCCGGACCGCCGCGTGCTCGCACGCCTACCCGGGCGACCCCCGCAACCACGGCATCCTGACGGTGGCGCCCGAGACCCTCGTCGAGCTCATGACAGCCGCGACGGCCGGCGGACTGTCGTGCGCGATCCACGCGATCGGCGATGTCGCCAATTCGCACGCGCTCGACGCATACGCCGTGACACAGGCGACGGGGACGATCGAGCACGCTCAGCTCGTCGCGCACGCCGACATCCCGCGCTTCGGCCGGCTGGGGGTCGGCGCGAGCGTCCAGCCCGAGCACGCGATCGACGATCGCGACCTCACCGACACGATCTGGGCCGGCCAGACGGCCCTCCCGTACCCCCTCGCGGCCTTCGCCGCGACGGGAGCGAACCTGCTCCTCGGCTCCGACGCTCCCGTGACGGCGCTCGACCCGTGGGCGGCGATGGCGGCGGCGGTCTTCCGCACCCGCGACGGCCGAGAGCCGTGGCATCCCGAGCAGGCCCTCAGCGCAGCGGTCGCTCTCGCCGCGTCGACGCACGGCGGCTCCGATGCGCCCGCGGTCATCGCGCCGGGTTCGCCCGCCGACCTCGTGGTGTGCGAGACGAACCCGCTCGCGAGCGATGAAGGGGCGCTGCGCGCGATGCGTGTGACTGCCACTCTGCTCGGCGGGCGCCTCACGCACCTCGGCTGA
- a CDS encoding FMN-binding negative transcriptional regulator → MRQNPSFAMTDVAELRRLIDRNPWMTLVSSTDDGLVASHYAVILDEDRDDLTIVGHVGKPDDMIHGLGERELLVVVQGPHGYISPGWYGDAANVPTWNFVSAHLSGIPEVLTPEENLRVLDRLVARFEARMPQPRLLWEPPNDPAYVERLERGTVGFRLTPTRVVAKRKLSQNKSAEVVDTIIAELSGDGGYANPALADEMRRAHAALRSAE, encoded by the coding sequence ATGCGCCAGAACCCGAGCTTCGCGATGACCGACGTCGCCGAGCTGCGACGCCTCATCGACCGCAATCCGTGGATGACGCTCGTGAGCTCGACCGACGACGGACTCGTCGCCTCGCACTACGCCGTCATCCTCGATGAGGACCGAGACGACCTCACGATCGTCGGCCACGTCGGCAAGCCCGACGACATGATCCACGGCCTCGGGGAGCGCGAGCTGCTCGTCGTCGTCCAGGGTCCGCACGGCTACATCTCGCCGGGCTGGTACGGCGACGCCGCGAATGTGCCGACCTGGAATTTCGTCTCGGCGCACCTCTCCGGCATCCCGGAGGTGCTGACCCCGGAGGAGAACCTGCGGGTGCTGGACCGCCTCGTGGCTCGCTTCGAGGCGCGGATGCCGCAGCCCCGGCTGCTGTGGGAGCCGCCGAACGACCCCGCCTACGTGGAGCGGCTGGAGAGGGGGACCGTCGGCTTCCGTCTGACGCCGACGCGCGTGGTCGCTAAGCGCAAGCTCAGCCAGAACAAGTCGGCCGAGGTCGTCGACACGATCATCGCTGAGCTGAGCGGCGACGGCGGGTATGCGAATCCCGCCCTCGCCGACGAGATGCGCCGCGCGCACGCCGCGCTGCGGAGCGCGGAGTGA
- a CDS encoding FAD-binding dehydrogenase — protein MPPATTQNHSADVLVVGWGLSGLVAASEAAAAGKRVVIVDQEPRSNLGGQAWWSFGGLFFVDSPEQRRMGIKDSLDLARQDWFGTAGFDRDEDAWPRRWAEAYLQFAAGEKRSWLREKGVGFFPVVGWAERGGYGATGPGNSVPRFHITWGTGPGIVAPFAAAVEAGEAAGRITILPRHRVTSLTTAGGAVTGASGTILAPSGSVRGAVSSREVVGDFDVTASATIVSSGGIGGNHDLVRAMWPARLGTAPATMVTGVPAYVDGSMLPVAEASGARVINGDRMWHYVEGLQNWDPVWPGHGIRILPGPSSLWLDATGNRLPVPLYPGFDTLGTLAHLRATGHDHSWFVLSHRIIEKEFTLSGSEQNPDLTGKDVPLLVRSRLGKGAAGPVQAFMDKGADFVVRDNLPDLIAGMKALPGGDVLDGDRVRMELEARDREIENDFTKDAQIAMLRSARAYRGDRLIRTAAPHRILDPAAGPLIAVKLHVLTRKSLGGIETDLSGRALAASGDPVPGLYAAGEASGFGGGGVHGYRALEGTFIGGCLFSGRIAGRAAASVV, from the coding sequence ATGCCCCCCGCCACCACTCAGAATCACTCCGCCGACGTCCTCGTCGTGGGATGGGGCCTCTCCGGTCTCGTCGCGGCGAGCGAGGCCGCCGCAGCCGGCAAGAGGGTCGTCATCGTCGACCAGGAGCCTCGCTCGAACCTCGGCGGCCAGGCGTGGTGGTCGTTCGGCGGGCTGTTCTTCGTAGACTCCCCCGAGCAGCGCCGCATGGGCATCAAGGACTCGCTCGACCTGGCCCGCCAGGACTGGTTCGGCACCGCGGGATTCGACCGGGACGAGGATGCCTGGCCCCGGCGCTGGGCCGAGGCCTACCTGCAGTTCGCGGCCGGCGAGAAGCGGTCATGGCTTCGCGAGAAGGGCGTCGGGTTCTTCCCTGTCGTCGGATGGGCTGAGCGCGGCGGCTACGGCGCCACCGGCCCCGGCAACTCGGTGCCGCGCTTCCACATCACGTGGGGCACGGGGCCGGGGATCGTGGCGCCCTTCGCCGCAGCGGTGGAGGCGGGCGAGGCGGCGGGCCGGATCACCATCCTCCCGCGTCACCGCGTGACCTCGCTCACGACCGCGGGCGGTGCCGTCACGGGCGCATCCGGGACGATCCTCGCGCCGTCGGGCTCGGTCCGCGGCGCGGTCAGCTCACGCGAGGTCGTCGGCGACTTCGACGTGACCGCCTCGGCAACGATCGTCTCGTCAGGCGGCATCGGCGGCAACCACGACCTGGTGCGCGCGATGTGGCCGGCTCGGCTCGGCACCGCTCCCGCCACGATGGTGACGGGGGTGCCGGCTTACGTCGACGGGTCGATGCTGCCCGTCGCCGAGGCATCCGGAGCCCGCGTGATCAACGGCGACCGCATGTGGCACTACGTCGAGGGACTGCAGAACTGGGATCCGGTGTGGCCGGGCCACGGCATCCGGATCCTCCCCGGACCCTCGTCCCTCTGGCTCGATGCGACCGGCAACCGGCTGCCCGTGCCGCTCTACCCCGGGTTCGACACGCTCGGGACCCTCGCGCACCTGCGTGCGACGGGCCACGACCACTCGTGGTTCGTGCTGTCGCACAGGATCATCGAGAAGGAGTTCACGCTGTCGGGCAGCGAGCAGAACCCCGACCTCACGGGCAAGGACGTCCCGCTCCTCGTCCGCTCGCGCCTCGGCAAGGGCGCGGCGGGCCCCGTGCAGGCGTTCATGGACAAGGGCGCGGACTTCGTCGTGCGCGACAACCTTCCCGACCTCATCGCCGGGATGAAGGCCCTTCCGGGCGGCGACGTGCTCGACGGTGATCGCGTGCGGATGGAGCTCGAGGCCCGCGACCGGGAGATCGAGAACGACTTCACGAAGGATGCGCAGATCGCGATGCTGCGCTCCGCCCGGGCGTATCGCGGGGACAGGCTCATCCGGACAGCCGCCCCGCACCGCATCCTCGACCCGGCGGCCGGCCCGCTGATCGCGGTCAAGCTCCACGTCCTCACGCGCAAGTCGCTCGGCGGGATCGAGACCGATCTGTCCGGTCGCGCGTTGGCGGCCTCGGGCGACCCCGTTCCGGGCCTCTACGCGGCGGGCGAGGCGAGCGGATTCGGCGGCGGCGGTGTGCACGGCTATCGCGCACTCGAGGGCACCTTCATCGGCGGATGCCTCTTCTCGGGCCGCATCGCCGGCCGGGCCGCGGCATCGGTCGTCTGA